DNA from Helcococcus ovis:
AGAAAACAAGATATGATGGGGTCAGAAAATAAAAAAGTAAGGAAAAATAGCCCCAGCAAAATAGGGAAATGTAAAAAAGCAGGGGTTAAATTTAGAAAAATAAAAGATTTGCTTATACCACCTCCGCAGACCTAAGGGCGAGGACTAGTGACATAAGTAAATCTTTTATTTTTACTAAACATAATTAAAAACTTATGGTATTATAATATATATTAAAAGTTACAGGAGATGAATAATGGTTGAAAGATATAACCCAAATGCAATTGAAAAAAAATGGCAAAAGATTTGGGAAGAAGAAAAAACATTTAAGACAGTAATGGATAAGAGCAAAGAAAAATTTTATGCTTTAGTAGAATTTCCATATCCATCGGGAGCTGGACTTCATGTAGGACATCCAAGATCATATACTGCATTAGATGTCGTTTCCAGAAAAAGAAGAATGCAGGATCAAGTGGTGCTATATCCAATGGGATTTGATGCCTTTGGATTGCCTACAGAAAATTTTGCGATAAAAAATAAAATACATCCAAGAATAGTTACAGAACAAAATATCGAAAATTTTACAAAACAATTAAAATCTATCGGATTTTCGTTTGATTGGGATAGAGTTATAGATACCACTCAACCTGATTATTATAAGTGGACTCAATGGATTTTTATTCAAATGTTTAAAAAAGGTTTGGCGTATAAAAAAGAATATCCAATAAATTGGTGTCCAAATGATAAAGTAGGTTTATCAAATGAAGAAGTAGTTAATGGACATTGTGAGAGATGTGGAGCTAAAGTTGAACATAGAGTAAGAAATCAATGGATGCTGAAGATAACAGAATATGCAGACAGATTAATTGATGATTTGGATTTGGTGGATTATTTGCCACATATCAAGCAACAGCAAATTAATTGGATTGGAAGATCAAAAGGAGCAGAAATTAATTTTTCTATAAAAAATCACGATGAAAAATTAACTGTTTATACAACCAGACCGGATACTATTTATGGAAGCACATATATGGTCATTGCTCCTGAACATAAGATTATTGATATATTAAAAGATGAAATTGAAAACTACGATGAAGTTTTGAAATATAAAGATTTAGCAAATAAAAAATCGGATTTTGAACGTGGAGAAATGAATAAAGATAAAACAGGTGTTGAATTGAAAGGGGTTAAAGCTATAAATCCTTTAACAAATGAAGAAATACCTGTATGGATTTCAGATTATGTAATGGTTACATATGGTACAGGAGCGATTATGGCAGTGCCTGCTCATGACACACGTGATTATGAGTTTGCTAAAAAATTCAATCTTCCAATAGTTGAAGTTGTAAGTGGTGGAAATGTTGAAAATGAAGCATATACAGATACACAAACAGGAACTATGATTAATTCAGGTATTTTAGATGGATTAGAAGTAAAAGATGCTAAAGAAAAAATTATAAAATACATTGAAGAAAATGGTTTAGGTGAAAAGAAAACTAATTTTAAATTGAGAGATTGGGTATTTTCAAGACAAAGATATTGGGGAGAACCGATTCCAATGGTATATTGTGAAGAACATGGTTGGAACCCTATAGATGAAAAAGAATTACCATTATTGCTTCCGGAAGTTGAAAATTATGAACCAACAGATGATGGTTCATCTCCATTATCAACAATACCGGAATTTGTAAATACAACATGCCCAATTTGTGGTGGACCAGCACATAGAGAAACTGATACAATGCCACAATGGGCAGGGTCATCATGGTATTATTTGAGATATATGGATCCAAATAATCAAGATGCTTTAGTAGGTAAAGATGAAGTTGAATATTTTTCACCAATTGATTGGTACAATGGTGGTAATGAACATACAACACTCCACTTATTGTATTCAAGATTTTGGCATAAATTCTTATATGATATAGGAGTAGTACCCACAAAAGAACCATACATGAAAAGAACTTCTCATGGTATGATTTTAGGTGAAAATAATGAAAAAATGTCAAAATCAAGAGGTAATGTTGTAAATCCAGATGATATTGTAGAAAACTATGGAGCAGATACTCTTAGAACTTATGAGATGTTTATTTCTGAATTTGATAAATCAGTTCCATGGTCAGATGAATCTTTAGTAGGAGTTAGAAAATATCTTGATAGAGTGTGGAGATTGCAGGATATTTTAGTTAAGGGAAATGAATATTCGTCAGATATGGAAGTGTTAATTAATCAAACAATCAAAAAAGTCACAGACGACTATGAATCAATGAAATTTAATACAGCAATTTCACAATTGATGATATTACTAAATTCATTTACTAAAAAAGGACAAATTAATAAAAAAGAACTTGAAACATATTTAATTTTATTAAATCCTTGTGCACCTCATTTAACTGAAGAAATTTGGCAAATACTTGGCCATAAAACACAAATGGCTAATGCTAATATTTGGCCGACATTTGATGAAAGTAAGTTAACAAGTGATATGGTAGAAATACCGGTACAAGTAAATGGTAAAGTTAGAGGTAAAATAGAAGTTTCTAAAGATGCAAGTAAAGAAGAAATTATAGAAAAATCTCAACAAGAAGAAAACGTAAAAGCATTTTTAGCAGGAAAAACTGTAAGAAAAGTTATATTTGTGCCAGGAAAGATATTAAATATTGTTGCAAATTAAGATATTTAGAGAATTAGAGAATGAAATTTCTAATTCTCTTTCATTTTTTATTTAAATATATGTATTGATTGATAATAGTATAAAATGATCTATTGCAAAATAACTTTTTTATTTATCTTGCAACAGTACTTTTCCTAATATGCATATAAGGTTAAAAATATATAATTTGTTTTTTATTTTTGAAATAATTCTATATGTAAAATTTTAAAAAAATTATGCATTTATATTAAATAAATATTGAATTTTACACAATTTTATAACAAATAAATATTCCTTTTTCCTTTACAATGGGGGGCATTATTTGATATATTTATATATAGATTATGAAGAATGGAGGGAAATATGAATTTGACCACTAAAAGCGAATATGGATTAAGAGCATTAGCATATTTAAGGGATAAATATGATAAAGGTCCGGTTAATATTTCTGAAATTTCTACACAATTAAATTTAAGTAAAACATATATAGAGCAGATATTTAGAAAACTGAAAAAAGCCAATATTATTGAAAGTTATAGAGGAAAAGAAGGTGGGTATAAATTAAAAAGTGACCCTTCTAAAATAAATGTAGGGCATGTAATAAGAATATTAGAAGGCAACATTGAGCTTTCACATAGATGTAATGATGAGAAGTGCTTATTGCAGGGTTGTGCTT
Protein-coding regions in this window:
- the leuS gene encoding leucine--tRNA ligase translates to MVERYNPNAIEKKWQKIWEEEKTFKTVMDKSKEKFYALVEFPYPSGAGLHVGHPRSYTALDVVSRKRRMQDQVVLYPMGFDAFGLPTENFAIKNKIHPRIVTEQNIENFTKQLKSIGFSFDWDRVIDTTQPDYYKWTQWIFIQMFKKGLAYKKEYPINWCPNDKVGLSNEEVVNGHCERCGAKVEHRVRNQWMLKITEYADRLIDDLDLVDYLPHIKQQQINWIGRSKGAEINFSIKNHDEKLTVYTTRPDTIYGSTYMVIAPEHKIIDILKDEIENYDEVLKYKDLANKKSDFERGEMNKDKTGVELKGVKAINPLTNEEIPVWISDYVMVTYGTGAIMAVPAHDTRDYEFAKKFNLPIVEVVSGGNVENEAYTDTQTGTMINSGILDGLEVKDAKEKIIKYIEENGLGEKKTNFKLRDWVFSRQRYWGEPIPMVYCEEHGWNPIDEKELPLLLPEVENYEPTDDGSSPLSTIPEFVNTTCPICGGPAHRETDTMPQWAGSSWYYLRYMDPNNQDALVGKDEVEYFSPIDWYNGGNEHTTLHLLYSRFWHKFLYDIGVVPTKEPYMKRTSHGMILGENNEKMSKSRGNVVNPDDIVENYGADTLRTYEMFISEFDKSVPWSDESLVGVRKYLDRVWRLQDILVKGNEYSSDMEVLINQTIKKVTDDYESMKFNTAISQLMILLNSFTKKGQINKKELETYLILLNPCAPHLTEEIWQILGHKTQMANANIWPTFDESKLTSDMVEIPVQVNGKVRGKIEVSKDASKEEIIEKSQQEENVKAFLAGKTVRKVIFVPGKILNIVAN
- a CDS encoding RrF2 family transcriptional regulator, with amino-acid sequence MNLTTKSEYGLRALAYLRDKYDKGPVNISEISTQLNLSKTYIEQIFRKLKKANIIESYRGKEGGYKLKSDPSKINVGHVIRILEGNIELSHRCNDEKCLLQGCASRQVFSKIDNAVSNVIDHLTLDQI